The genomic segment ACGAGCCGGGCTCTCTCATCGACGGTGCCGTAGGCATCGTAGGGTTCGTGCGGTTCGGACAGGTGCACGAGGGTGAACCGGGGTTGCGGATCGCCACCAGGTTCAGCGGCGAAGAACGCGCGCACGGGCTCGAGCGTCCGGCTCCCACGTCGCAGGAAGGCGGCCCCCAGCTCCTGGTCCCACGCGTGGAACCCCCGTGCGAAGCCGTGCCGTCGGACGATCGGGCTGATCGAGATCGCGCCCTGGCACCGGTAGCCGTTCCAGCGGAGGACCTCCGCCAACGTCGGCACGTCCCACGTGAGTTCGCCCTCGTGGTTGTTCACGATGCCCGCGGCGAGTGGTGTCCTCGACGTGAAGATCGACGCATGGCTCGGTCCGGTGATCGGGGAGTGGGCCACGGCGTTGCGGAACAGGATTCCGTTCATGGCCAGCGAATCGATCACCGTGGACCGGCCGGCGGGCGCACCGTAGATCGACAGGGCGTCGGCCCGCAGCGTGTCGATGACGATCAACAAGACGTCGTCGCGCGGAGCGGTGCGTCGTTCGACACCGGTCAGGCGCACACGCACGTCCTCGTCCGCCGAGGTGAGTACCAGGCGCCCGGGAGCGCCCACGTCGACGTCGGCCGGTGCGCGCAACCGGATCGACCCGGCGCTGTCGGCGATCGATGCGGCGTCCCACTCGGCGACCACGCGTCCCTCGGCGTCGACCTCCACGAGCGCGAGGCGGGTTTCGCTCGCGGCATCGATCGGAGACCCTTCGGCCACCCAGTCGATGTCGAAGGTTCCCGAGACGAGGAATCCCCGGTTCCCATCGATCCATTCGTGCGCGCTCAGGAAAGGCTCCTCGTCACGCCGGGTGTAGGCCCAGTCGGCGTCCTCGGATGCGACGCGCACCCAGTCCACGTACAGCCCGAGCTCGCGGCTTCCCGATGTGTGCAGACGGTCGCAGGCCAGACCGATCTCGTTGCGGCCGCGCCGGATCACGCCGTCGGGAACGTCGAGACGGAAGACCCGTGGGCGCGGAGGCAGATCGACGTCGCCCAGGACGAAGCCGTTGAGGGAGAGGGTGAGGGTCTTGGCCTCGATGCCGGGATCGATCCGCCCGGCGCGGATCTCCACGAAACCGGGGCCTTCGGCGTCGAGCTCCACCGCGACGAAGGCGTCGCGGTGCGCCGTCCACCAGCCCACCGGCTCGGGACCGTGCCAGCCCTCGGCGTCGATCGGTCGCTCGGAGCGTTCGAGGTCGATCACGCCGACGGCCTGGTTCCGCGCGACGAACTCCGCGAGCGTGTCGGTGGGCAGCGTGCGCTCGCGATCCGGGTCGGGACCCGGTCCGCAGCCGAGCAGAACGGTGAGGAGGAGCGTCACGGAGACGCACGGGAGAACGGGTGGGCGCATCGG from the Candidatus Krumholzibacteriia bacterium genome contains:
- a CDS encoding sulfatase, which encodes PMRPPVLPCVSVTLLLTVLLGCGPGPDPDRERTLPTDTLAEFVARNQAVGVIDLERSERPIDAEGWHGPEPVGWWTAHRDAFVAVELDAEGPGFVEIRAGRIDPGIEAKTLTLSLNGFVLGDVDLPPRPRVFRLDVPDGVIRRGRNEIGLACDRLHTSGSRELGLYVDWVRVASEDADWAYTRRDEEPFLSAHEWIDGNRGFLVSGTFDIDWVAEGSPIDAASETRLALVEVDAEGRVVAEWDAASIADSAGSIRLRAPADVDVGAPGRLVLTSADEDVRVRLTGVERRTAPRDDVLLIVIDTLRADALSIYGAPAGRSTVIDSLAMNGILFRNAVAHSPITGPSHASIFTSRTPLAAGIVNNHEGELTWDVPTLAEVLRWNGYRCQGAISISPIVRRHGFARGFHAWDQELGAAFLRRGSRTLEPVRAFFAAEPGGDPQPRFTLVHLSEPHEPYDAYGTVDERARLVVDDEVVADVSLSDFEPGILELELDAGRHTLRIETTSRTLVRRFEIRSPGTTGARLEDEVPLDLPAGSWSTALVLERPGTVELIRVLNDHRLGVHEIRRRYGLESAQTDRLVGDLMRMLRSSGRADRTWVVFTADHGESLGEHNHIGHVKNLFEPSVRVPLIVCPPAGRDAPRGVVRDDLAAGIDVLPTILDLVGIDVPDAAEGRSLRHHTPRDRTVLVQTNTPQAPSTRYAHRGVDWKLVWNVDRETTRYFDLARDPGEREDVAPQHPELVDRRRKALEERVFDLLSTNRRAEASIDPETEAALRALGYMN